The following proteins are co-located in the Sulfurospirillum deleyianum DSM 6946 genome:
- a CDS encoding formate hydrogenlyase maturation HycH family protein, translated as MIEVYQLRKRHLDGAKSGDAKLEQIKIFSTCIGHGIGTIDFSEKVLEIENEAYENILAGGGKYLKFKLGNLSKYFEIEIFPEHAQKLLPEMIESPLKEILSHLNEGYLVLRKDFA; from the coding sequence ATGATAGAAGTCTATCAGCTGAGAAAACGACACCTCGATGGTGCTAAATCGGGTGATGCGAAGCTTGAGCAGATTAAAATCTTTTCAACCTGCATTGGGCATGGCATTGGAACGATTGACTTTAGTGAAAAAGTCTTAGAGATAGAAAATGAGGCCTATGAAAATATCCTCGCAGGAGGCGGGAAATACCTGAAATTTAAGCTGGGAAATTTGAGTAAATATTTTGAAATTGAAATTTTCCCTGAACATGCTCAAAAGCTCTTACCTGAAATGATAGAGTCTCCCTTAAAAGAGATTCTATCTCATCTTAACGAGGGCTATTTGGTTTTACGGAAGGATTTTGCGTGA
- a CDS encoding hydrogenase 3 maturation endopeptidase HyCI, with the protein MRKALLCVGNELRGDDGVAIAVGRLVEEQLPEWKVFFGHDTPENEFAALREFSPDVIVVVDAMSGFKEGEIEFLDLSDERTYVYSTHNLPTPILISYLRNICVKTIFLGIAVLLENVLHFSEGLSQNAHNASYQALEKIKALDTMLEA; encoded by the coding sequence GTGAGAAAAGCACTCTTGTGTGTCGGAAATGAGTTAAGAGGCGATGATGGCGTCGCCATTGCCGTAGGGCGACTGGTTGAGGAACAATTACCTGAGTGGAAGGTCTTTTTTGGACATGACACCCCTGAAAATGAGTTTGCCGCTTTGCGTGAATTTTCCCCCGATGTCATTGTCGTGGTCGATGCCATGAGTGGTTTCAAAGAAGGAGAGATAGAGTTTTTAGACCTTAGCGATGAGCGAACCTATGTTTACTCCACACACAACCTACCAACGCCCATTTTGATAAGTTATCTACGCAACATCTGTGTCAAAACTATTTTTTTAGGTATTGCGGTTTTATTGGAAAATGTGTTACATTTTAGTGAAGGGCTCAGCCAAAATGCGCACAACGCTTCCTACCAAGCCTTAGAAAAAATCAAAGCGCTAGATACCATGCTTGAGGCGTAA
- a CDS encoding NADH-quinone oxidoreductase subunit B family protein, with translation MKTYEVPSDIALANSLEEKLELLKHIGRSFSVFRIDCGSCNGCEIEIFAAITPLWDPERFGFKLVANPRHADILLCTGPVTRQMYYPLLRAYEATPDPKIVVALGACGATGGIFYDAYSVLSGIDKIIPVDVYIPGCPPHPASIIYGLTTALGVMEQRLQKVSFEEEGEMPSLVEDSIMGNSLFERDLLVQAKRLMSYVFGRKLYDKYLDALVKSGDIKNPKATKISITNAIQNEEDPRYAECMGILHNDIYTQYIPCEEDDKISLHRVHWGAK, from the coding sequence ATGAAAACCTATGAAGTACCCAGTGATATTGCACTGGCAAATAGCTTAGAAGAGAAGCTGGAGCTTTTAAAACATATTGGTCGCAGTTTTAGCGTATTTCGCATCGACTGTGGCAGTTGTAACGGGTGTGAGATAGAAATTTTTGCCGCCATTACTCCTTTGTGGGATCCTGAGCGCTTTGGCTTTAAACTCGTTGCCAATCCTCGCCATGCGGATATTTTGCTCTGTACAGGTCCTGTGACACGTCAAATGTACTATCCACTGCTTCGTGCCTATGAAGCAACACCTGATCCAAAAATCGTCGTAGCCCTTGGAGCCTGTGGTGCAACGGGTGGCATTTTTTATGATGCGTACAGTGTCTTAAGTGGCATTGATAAAATTATTCCTGTGGATGTTTATATCCCAGGGTGTCCTCCCCATCCTGCGAGTATTATTTATGGGCTGACAACCGCTTTGGGTGTCATGGAGCAAAGACTTCAAAAAGTCAGTTTTGAAGAAGAAGGTGAAATGCCCTCTTTGGTGGAAGATTCTATTATGGGAAACAGCTTATTTGAGCGAGATTTATTGGTACAAGCGAAGCGATTGATGAGTTATGTTTTTGGTCGAAAACTCTACGATAAATACTTAGACGCTTTAGTAAAAAGTGGTGATATTAAAAATCCAAAAGCCACCAAAATCTCTATAACCAACGCTATCCAAAACGAAGAAGACCCTCGTTATGCGGAGTGTATGGGTATCTTACACAATGACATTTATACCCAATATATCCCGTGTGAAGAGGACGATAAAATCAGTCTGCATCGTGTGCATTGGGGTGCGAAATGA